DNA from Balaenoptera ricei isolate mBalRic1 chromosome 6, mBalRic1.hap2, whole genome shotgun sequence:
aatttaaatctggtccaaagtacttaaaatagaattttcagCTTTCCCGAGTTTTTTCCTCATTTAGATTTCATGGTTTTTACACTAGAAgttgaatatttgaattttcttttaaatttcattgcaTCTTCCATTTCCAAATTGTGCTTTCTGATAAATTTTAGATTCACATTTTCAGGACATTTGGAGTATTCCAGATAATATGCCAGACACCAGAAAGTTTTCTCTCTAGATTCTGAGGTGCTGTTTCTCACTAGATTCTCATgccagactgtaagctccttgagggcagggactcttCTTTATTCTTCTATTCCCACTGCCCAGCAGgatcaataaatttttgttgaatgaatcaagtGAATCTTCACCATATGTGGCCTCAAATTTCCATGAAGCCAGAATTGTGATGTGCAAATTATTCAGTACTACAGGAATCCATCATTTATTATAATGAACAGACTATTCATGGGAGTAAGATTTTGTTCTGACCATAGGTCAGAAAAACTAAGCATTTCTCATTGATTTGGAAAACTGCCAAGACTcagtttttcattcaacaaacatgtgacTCCCTACTAGATGCCTAGTCTAGAGTTCAAGGGACAAAGATAACTAAGGTTTTAGTATTCCTATAACTGCAGTTGATATAGACTTAGATgcagggctggcttcatgggtATGTGACCTATGTAGTCATTTGAGGGCCTGCACTGAGAAAAGccccatgcttggtttaatgctctgctgaagccatcttgaaattcttaattgcATTATAGTACCTTTTACCTACCTTCTAGTAAAGATATTCACATTCATTGAAAACTAGCCATAAAGTGAATGATTTAGTAAAATAACTTCTAAAAtctaaaactgaaacaaaactaCCTCCCTCCCACAAACTTTTTTAACAGATCAAATGTTCTTTATTTCAGAATTAGAAAAGCTTTCTAAAAATGTGACAAGTTTTTACCTTTTCAATTGAGTTGTTTTTCAAATGGATGGTAGAATTGTAGGTGAATTTATCTACATACATACCTACATACAATTTTAAGGTTTTAATAAACCTTTTATTAATATATGcactgaatattttaatttaagtCTACCTcataatgtgcttttaaaaaataaatgctactTTGAAACATTTGCCACACTTTTTGTGTGTGGTTAACCTATTTAAAAGGTTGATGGCAAACTTGCattgcagtggttaggaatctgcctgccaatgcaggggacacgggttcaagccccggtctgggaagatcccacatgccgcggagcaactaagcccgtgcaccacaactactgagcccacgcgccacaactactgagcccacgggccacaactactgaagcccgcgcgcctagagcccatgatccgcaacaagagaagccactgtaacaagaagcccgcgcaccgcaacgaagagtagccctccctcgccacaactagagaaagccacacacagcaacgaagaaccaaagcagccaaaaataaataaataaaataaataaattttaaaaagattaggaGACCACCTGGGGCCAGATTAAGGGAGTGCAAGTCCTGttcacaccctaatcttgtcagagaccccacctctggaaaaaacaacaacaacaacaaaaaacttgcATTTAGCATTagtttgaaaatttttgtttacattttgttcACTTTTAGACCAGAATCAAGCATAAGGCTGTGACAGAGGCAGTGGCTTGGTGGTTCTTGTTAGTGATATTCTACACTTTTTTGATCATGTAACTCTTAACAGAAAAAATTAGAGAATACACTCCAAATTTTGATCATTTATGAATTATCTACATATTGTTATACTGATCTATTATGTACATTATAAAACATGTATagggaaaaaggaaattttaaaaggataagatgtttaaaaaatcaaagttctACATTACCTCTTGCACTTCCAGGGTTCACCTTGTCCTTCCACTGGCATATGCACACTTCATTTTTTGAAGCCTACTGTTCTAAAACATAGAAATGGCATTTTGCACTGAAAACACACTAAGATCTGAACCATTCACATCTGTTCACTAATGTTCTGGCCATTTACAAGTTTATTTGATATGAATCGTGTGTAGAGTTTTATAAATTATTCAGTGAAAATTATTCATACCAATAGGAAGCATAGTTGATCAATTTTTGTCAAGCTGTATACAGTGATTGGTTCTCATATAGATAAATTTAGAACATGCTATTTTTCACACTGTTCCCTAGAATGACATTTTCTTGTGTTATTTAACTGTGATTGATGGTTCATTTTGCCATACTATTTTAAATTTACTAGAAAAATGACAATCCTACTTGGGATCCTTTTTTGGGAagtcactgaaaagaaaaatagagtgaaTCCCTTTCAATTCAGATTGTTTTGAGAAATTAATCATCCTTTAGCTAACTTAACTAACCATAGCACTAATGATCACTATTTCAGTTATTCCTGAAATATGATTGACATATTTTGgactatttaaaaatagatttttttatttaaaaggaagtgattttaatgatttatatttACATCAGTTTCCTATTActgatgtaacaaattaccacaaacttaatggttaaaacaacacaaatacatGTCCACTGAGATTTCCTTCTAGGCCCTTCCCTTCTGGCAGAGAACATGAAAAGTGGTGCAGGCATTAGCATCAccaggagggcttgttaaaacagattgctAGGTTGACATCCAGAGCTGCTTATTtcacaggtctggggtgggaggccccattctgcatttctaaccagttccCAGTTGATGCTGTAGGTCTGgggaccacagtttgagaactAGGGATTTAGAAAATGCAGTTAGGGTTTAGATTTTTCATGGATGACAGTTCCATGGATCTCTGTGAAGATAAAGAAAGCCTGTTTGGAGAACATATTAACTTTGGAGCTTGAGAGATGGACAACCATGCATCCCATCAGCTACACCATCCTCCTTCAGCGAGAGCTAAGACTTCcctatttttaaatggtatttaagTTACTGAGCAGTTAATTACACTAAGATCATCTTATCTTCTCAGGAACAGACCTGGTGCTGTGTGCCTTATCTTCTAACTCCACGAGAGGAGCCGCTACAGAAACACGCTGTGAGCTCCAAACAGCTTCCAACTGCTGCGGACAAATTTGAAACAGGAACAACAGAAGCTCTAAGCAGAGCACAGACAACTCAGAACAGCTTTTAAACCCTTTTTGGGGGGAAACAGCTGTCTCCTTTGAAAGCTATTTAAATTATGGGTACATGAGGCTGCTGTGCTTACATTAACTTGCAAAAGCCCATCACTATAAAAGATTAGTTTTTGGGTAAAATGAAGGATCCAAATTTCACTGTAAAAGGATTACTttataaaagttaaatacaaagtatCAGATCTGTTCTGAATACATTGTATTTATTCTTAGGCAGTTATTACTGAAGAggtttgtgtgtgtacataataAATGCATGTATAAAAGAAGGACTTCCTGGCCTTTATTGAAAGTTGCAGAGTATTGGCGGGAAAATCATGATCCCTACCCTGGTCACTTCAGGGGTGAGTAGACCACTCACTTTTGGGGCAGACTTAAGAAAAACATCAGTTCATCAGCCACCATGTTACTCACCAGCCCTGTCACAATCTGGTGTGTATTCTGGGCTTGAGAGAGAGGAGGTGGCCACCACGTCATTAGGACTAGTGGGAAGGATAAGTTAGTAATATGCCATAGGCCTGTATTCCCCTCTAGCACGTATTTCTGTAGTATCGTATGACTTCATGGCAGTCTAGAATAACTAGCATACTAAAAGAACTGAACTGAGTCTCTCAATATATTGTGACATCAAATATTGTGATAAACACCCTAAtgatttttcttaacattttattatgagatGTTCAAACATACAGCAAAGATGAAAGAATTTTACAAGATTCTACTGTCAACACTTTACTAAGCTTGTTTTATCAGTTATCCAATattctatccatccatcaatccatcttaatttttgatgtattttgatGAATAAATTGCAGATATCTGTACCCATCCTTTTAAAACTCCTCAGCAATACATATCATTAACTAAAGTTCAATATTTTTCTGTTGTAAAATTTCCATACAATGAAGCGCACAAATATTAACAGTATGTTTGCTAAATAAGCTTAGGCCAATGTATACACTTGTGTAACCCAAACCCCTATCAAGATATAGATCACTACCGTTACCCCAGAGGCAGAAAGTTCCTTCATGCCCCTTCCCAGAGTTAAccactggggtttttttttccaccatATTTGCCTCTTCTAgaacttcacataaatggaatcagacaTTATGTATTCtccatgatgatttttaaaagacaaattccTAAAAAATTCAGTGTCTCTGAAACAGGGAAAATAATAGTGATAAAGATAACACCTGGGATCAGAGTATGATTCATTCATTGAATAGGTATTATGAGAACCTCTAGTCCGTGGATACAAAGATCAGAaagacagcccctgccctcaaggcaTTCACACTGTCTTGAGGGATACAGCACAAACATCTTGGCCAGAGAGCTGGGGTTGAGACAGTCATCACGTGCCACAGGAGACCTAATCCAGCCTGGGAGCCAGTAGGGAATCAAGGGAAATTTAAGGTTTTACCTAGGAACTTGTCACAGGCAGCCAATGCTCTGTGTAGTCCACAAGCCTAGAATCTTATAACTCGAAATGATTTGTCCTTAAAAGGGCAGCTTTACAGTACTGAGCAGATGTAAGGCAAATCtgctaaacaaaataaagaaactatAAAAGGTACAAATTGAAATTAGGGATGTTTTCTTCTCTAGTTTGAGTTGATATACATTCAAATGTATTTAGCATTGCTTCCAAACATAAAAACACCATGCTTTTCTGTTCCTGGACCACAAGTGGCAGAATTTTTGAAGGGCTCCAAACAGCAACAGCAAAGCTTTAAATCTTCTTGGACTTTGCCTTAGCTTTCTCAAGGCTTATCACACCCATTGTATCTCCAAGTTTAGGCCCTCACCTCCTAACTCCTTTTCACTCGTTACCTTCATATTTTACAcacaaattacaaatgaaaagtaCCTGGATCCCTTGCATACCCACTTTTCCCTATTATCTGTCTTGAAAACTCTATGGCTCTTTTTCAGTGGGGAGTGAGAAGTGGGGAGCCCAAGAAAACCTCGAAATTTGTTTAATCACTCTTTTTCAGCAAAGTATGAGAGGGGTAAGGAAAGTTTGGAGGCTTCCTTTTTACCAACAGGAAAGGAGAAAGCTATATACCAGGTGCCTCTTATTACTATAGATATGATGACCCTTGAAAGAAattagtttttttcccctgttatcATCTGAAACAAAAAGGTATATAGCATCTCAATGTAACTAAATGCATTCCCCCTTTTTGGTGTACTCTGTAAGGAGCAAGCCACTGCTGACTAATGACTGGTTCCTGAACTGAATGATGATGGTGAAAGGTAAAGCAACTACTGAGGTGGTCTCCTCTAAACAAAACAAGCCACTGCCTTCATGGCACTTCTACAGTAACAAAGCAGCAATGACACGCTAATTATTTTAAGGAATACTTTCTTCTTGTCCTTCTTGGTCAGCTTCACTCAGCTGAGATCCACAATTCACAAACAGTGCAAGAATAAGAAAATTGGAGCCTGTACATTGGAGTCCTGACTCGTACAGAGACTTGTCTCAGATTGGCTGGATATTTCTGAGAGTAAAGGATAGgtgaatgtataactgaatcactttgctgtacacctgaaactaacacaacattgtaaatcaactctactcccatataaaataaaaattaaaaaaaaaaaaagatagcgaAGTGTTACACATGAAAGAGGAGAGCAAAGAAGAGCCTCATCATTTAGCTCATgtatgttatgggctgaatgcttgtgtcccccaCGACCCCGAGCTTGCAGGTTGCAGCCCTGACCCGCAGTGTGATGGTATCTGGAGCGCAGCCTGTGGAagtgattaggtttagatgaggtcaagaggttctctctctgccatgtgaagacacagaagtCTGTACACCAAGAGgtctctcaccaggaaccaaatctgccagcaccttgatcttggacttcccagtgtCTGGAACTGAGAAATATCTTGTTGTTTAAGCCTAAATATTTAGTCTATGGTATTtcattatggcagcccaagcagtgttaaaatttgtttctgaAACAACTTCCATGACCCATCAAGGAACTAAAGTCAGACAGGATATTCCAGAATGCTGTGATCCTAAATACTCGCGCGTCCCTTCACTCTTGATTCTTAAAGAAACATTTGTCAGACATCTACaaggtgtcaggcactgtgccaggaacTTGAAACTGTGGAAACTAGAGCAGAGTCCCTGCCTTATGGAGCTGACATTCAAAAGGGCCAAAGGCATCAAATGATGACAATATAATTAAAACAGGTAAGTGCTATGAAAACAGCACAGGAATGTGGCAGCACAAGAATATGTAAGAGGGGAACCTGACTTGGTCCTTAAAGTGTGAGCTGGCTTCCccgaggaagtgacatttgagctgagatctgaaggccTCAGTAAGAGTTACTGCGTGAACCAGGGGAGAGTGCAGGGTTCAGTGCAGCGGGACTCCACATGGGTAAGGCTGGGAGGCTAGAGAGTACAGAAGTCCCCACGGCAGTGGCTGGGCAGGGCAGTTTTAGCTGGAGATGACAACAAGGGAGACAGGGCCTGGATCGTTTCATCTAGAGAAATGATAGGAATATGAAGAATGGATTGAAGGCAGATGAGAATTTTGATAAATCCTATTTTATCCTCAATTTCTACTTCAAAATCACATATACTCATCTGGAGAAAAAGTTCCCTACTGGAAACTAGACGCTGAAGGGATTAAGCTGGGACCAGCCTTTGGAGACTGGGAGGCACTGCAGCTAGCAGACCTCCCTCCGGCCCCTCCCCCGTCACACCATGAGAAATGCTCTCTACTCCCCTCTGCCGACGGGTTACAATGACATTTCATCAGATGATGTGTCAAACCCCTTTTATGAATTCTAGAGTTCAGGATATTCACTTTTAtactgaatttctaaaaaaatttctaaaacagGAGTGTTTTAGAAGCATTATATGGCAACTGCTCCCTTACTTGGTGGTCCTCATCAGGCAACCTCAACTATCCCTAGTCAGGAAGCACCTGAGAATTTAATGTGTAAACCAACAGTGTAGCTAATATGATTTCAGTCTCCTAACAGAAACAAGCAGTATGAAATCAAAAGCAGatataaaaaactcaaaatgcacAAACATCCAGATCATTTAGCTTGGGGGTAAGCATGACCTGAAGATACATAATTACAACAGAAAGTATTGATATACTGAATTTACCAAAACAGTTTATACTCAGTAGGgaaaagtttatttcatttgAGAACaacctttaaaaagcaaaatgcttTGTAGTTAACCTATCTAGAAAATTCACTTATCTGGAACTCCTCTTGaccaaacaaaatggataaatgaagaactGTTCTACCTACAAAGTTATCAGGTGAAGTCACTAATAGTCAAAGTAGTGTGCTGAATGTTTTACCAACAAAAAGACTAATAGACTAATCTACCACAAAAAGGAAAGTgctactaaccctaacccaaccacAAGGGAAGACCAGAAaaatggacttaaaaaaaaatttattccaaTCAGAAATACCAAAAGAAACACGTTAACTCTGAAACATTTAACAGATTTCATTTAAACTCATATAGTCACAAAACTCAAAAtatcaaacaaaaacaaccactttcaataatgaaactttaaaaaaggaaacatgtaGACTCCTCCACAATTTGGGAGCCATTTAGGCAAGCAAATATTCACTATTAGGCAAAAAGACagcattaaaaactaaaaatcctCAGATTTAAGGGGAatgcctattcaagtctttgataCACATTTATAAGCACGTGAGAAAacaaagactattttaaaagaaaccaagTCTGAGTGCTTACCCTTTCTTTAAATGTGATCTCCCACCTCGCTTCCATCTTGACTGCATGCCCCTCACATGACAGTACTTCATCTACACTGAACAGTGTTGGTCAACATGATTGGCTTACCATGAAGCCCTCCAGTACCACCCATTATCCTCTTATTAAGGTTTGTACAGCCTTATAACTGAGTATCACCACTGTAATCAAGCCAGGGAATTTCAGGTCTCCAAAGATGATTATATATGCACAATTCTGTCTCATTGCACAGTTCGTAATATATAGCAGGTGATTATATAACCAACCATAAAGTAAGACGAATATTGACTATTGAGACAAAAGTATCAACTTTGTCTCCAACcataaatgaaacaaagacacATACATTTGCCACCATATAGAGGTTGTGTTTACTCTGTAGTACAGTCCTGAGGGCTCATACCACTCTAAGGGTGTTAAGTATAGAATCCATAACACATTTCTGGTGGCATCAGAATGAAGTATATAGGAGGCAAGACCAGAAGTGCCCTGTGCTCATGAGCTGTCTGTGCCACGTATGTAACAGAAAGGCCACTTTTAAAGCTTTGCAGATAAAAGTTATTCATTCATGTTtgccttttcaaaattattaccATACTAGTTCACGCTGAAGGCAAAAACAATAGTTAGAATCTCTTCCTTACTAATAACACATTTTGacttcttttaaatttcagaCAAAGCTGTTGGCTACCACAAGTTCTGTTGAGTTTTCTGTCAAATTTAAGGAAATGTAGGACAACATAAAACCAACCCTGGTAATGTATTTGCAGTTTGGTCTTCAAAAGCTGTAAAAAGtgacaaagaaatcaaaaaatatgagttaaaaccattaaaaaatatttgtttgtaaATGCCACGTTTGAGATAGCAGAAAAGGAAGCATCCTCCTTCAAATTCTCACTTCACTTGTATTTCACAAAAGTGCTTTAGAATTTAGATGTCTATCACCTACATGGAGTGTATAGGCAAAAGGAAGCCCCGTGGAACTGAAGGCCAGTGGAGTCTACTCCCAGGGTCAGCGTGTGACCCCAGGCTAACTCACCAGCCACATGCTGAGCACTCAGATATGCCCAGAAGTGCTGGACACACACGTGAGCGAGGGGGTCAGGCACCACAGTGCCTTTGCCACTCACTCCTGAAATTCAACCCACTTGAAATCCTGACTTTATTCCATAGGCCAAAGGATGCTACTCTCATTTATTTCGTGTCAAATTCTCGTTTTCTCAAATCCTTACATCTGCATCTTGGTTTCTAGAATTAACTGCCATTTCCAGCACAACGCTGTCAAACAAACAGAGCCTTTGTAAAGCTAGTGAGCTCCATGACTGCCTGGCAAATGCTCGACAACGCCTCCTAATCCTTCACAGCTGGAAGGAGGACGTTCCTGTCATTTGACCAGCCACCCTGCACTGAGAggtaaacatcttttttggactATCTGTCCAGAAACTGAGTAAACTACCATTGAGACCCTGACTTTATTTTGGTCAGCATGTGCACATATTCACATGCAATTACCCAGAATGATGAAAGACTGGTAATAAAACCCATGTGCTCTGCTCCATGTCAGATGCTGGAAGGTAATCTTAACTACATACTTACAgatgtggatttttaaaagattgataaaCCACTTTTCTAGGATGTCTTGTATGTTGTGTTAGTTATTCAACTGGTGTATGAGTCACTTTGCCTTATTTATCtgggaaaaagtattttaaaatctgattccTTTGACAAGTAAGTTTTTGTCTGTTAGGTAAGGGATAAGTATACTATCCACCAATCACCAACTTCTAGAATTTAAAACTAACCCTTCAAATATCTTTATTTAGGTTTTATCCTCTCAAACTGTCTTACTGTTTAAATGATAAAATGGTAAAACTGGGTTCCCAAAACGTAAAGATCATAACAGAAGTCTCTATTTccaagagtaaaataaaaaagacagctTAACACTGTGGGGTGAAAGCTATCctgagtttttttccccttccccagaacacttagaaaccagaaaaaaaaatctaaggtcCTATTAATAgacttccaaaataaaattttatggaagcattatgttgtttttttaaagggagtTTCAAGAGAACAGGATACTTGACTATGACAAACTACTACTCAAAGGAAAAAATACCAAAACTCCAAAGCTCTTCACTAAGTTGGCAAGAACAATTCAAAGCTGAGCTAAACAGAATTGGATCTGTAATGCAATTACAGGTTTCCCCCGAATTCCTGTGGAACTTTTTGTAAGCCGAAATGGCATAGAGTGAGGAAGCAATCACCTTTTcttgtaaaagcaaaaatcatcttcgtatttcttttggttagtgaaaacaggtactaatataggtcttttgtaaaagcaaagtggCATAAAGGAAACTCTGGAGAAGCGGGGGATACCTGTAATATGAACCTTCTTAATGGGATGAAACACCTTTAACAAAATTTGTCTCCACATTTTTTGACAACGAAATagtgaaattaatataaaaatattttgggaaGGTTTAAGGTCATATtgagaaatacagagaaaactTTCCACCCTAGAAAGCAAAATGGGAGATGTCATTAGTTGCTTTAGTCTACCACGTCTAAAGAGAATTAATTTGGATAATGACCATCCCAACAGGTGCTTAGTTTCAAAACGAATACAATTTATCATGAAAATCCTATACATAATAAgctgcttttcttctctcttctgctcCTTTGTCCTACCATGTGTATGTTTAAGTTAACAAAAACTACCCTTTGTAACTCCTCCTAAAAGCAGAGAAGAAATGGAGTAATAGAAGTAAGCCTGAGAAATCATGGGACCCTAAGAGCCTTTTCTCTGGCTGGTCATGGCCACTTATGCTTCAATACAGAAGACTTTTGGAAAAAAGAATCATGTATCTTGGCTGGTAGTTTCCTTGTCAAAAGCCATCAGATAGACAGCTATTAACCAGGCAATTAGCCTAAAGTTCTCAGATAATgactaaaaaaatacaaacagaacaCCCTCCCCCAAAAAAACTCCCAAAAACCTTAAATTTTCCTACTGAAACCTTTTATTCTGCATTTGTTGGTGCTTAAGAAAAACAGCTTTGCCCGTAATTCATTGTGCCCTGGACTTATAACACCAACTTGTATTTGGCCAATTAGAAACAGGGCCAAACTGCATTCTTCTTAGGTCTATTCAGTTGATTAATGGCACTTAACTGATTTCTTTCATATAATCTTTAACAAGAACTCGTAAGTCGCATTAATTATGCCCCAAGAGATGAGGGACCGATGGTAATTCAGATGGGCACCTCTGAAAAGATTTGTCAGCTTCCTGTCCCGTTCTAGCCAGATTTTTTGGAAAACCTTAGGGAAAGACTGAAATTCCCCACCAATCTGAGATTGCATGCGAGTTTTTACAACATTAACTGGAAAAAACAAGATTCCCAACATGGCACCCAACAGGCCCCCGCAGATAAAATCATTGACCAAATGAGCACTGTGGGTTGTTGCCGTGGGCAGGTGCTCCTTGATGGGACCTCGAAGGCCAAAAAAAAGGACATTGCTGAATCCGTTACGGAAAAGAACAGGCACCAAGCCTCGATAATACTCTCTAATTCCATGGCATTTCAATGCTTTGAAAGCCTGATAAGTGTTTGTAAATTTGTCATGATGCTTGTGGTCTTGAAGCAATGTTTGAACTCTTTCCAATGGAGTGAAAATTGCTTCTGTCGTTCCTGCAAGTACTGCGGCCAGGCTACGGGTTGCAAACTCTGGGGTACTGATATGCTTACGGAGAAGGCAAGATAAATCCTCATAGAGACCAAACATAAGTGCCAGTGTAGTCGTCTTCTGCATTAAAGGGGGAAGGATTCCGCGATACAAGTTTCGAAATCCATCCCTCCTCAACTGAAGTACTGCATCCCGGGTTTTGATTCCATACAGCTGTTGCCGAAAGAGGACCTTCTGAATGGGAAATGTGATGGCTATATTGTTGAAAGCCGCACAGCAGCCACACAAGTAATGCCTCATTTCACTAACATTTGCAATATGAGGTGCTATATCTTGCTTTGAAGATGTTAGGATTGGTGGcctcttttcatgagcttctgAATCCATTGTGTTGCTTAAGATCTTCTTCAGGAAGGATTTTTTTaacctacaaataataaaatgataataggTAAACCTTTATATACAGTGCTAAACATATGAAAATTTCCCCTAATCCTTCCTCCAATTTCTGGACTCTAttacatttttcccttttaaactaGATCagtatttcttcaagtatttttggAGGGCCCTGAGGCCCTTTCAGCAGTCCAGGAGGTCCTCCCCTTTCCAACTACATATCCATGTGAGGCTGGATTTTCTGCatatacttcaactaaaacaaTTTATCACAACAGAACAAATGCAGAGGTAGATATGAGACTCCACCAACCTTTTAAGTCAGACATTAAACAGACttacaaaactgtaaaacatacttattaattttttaggggggaaataattatttttcatgaaaatgtgTTGATTatattaacatgtaatgggtttatCATTGTTaaagtgaattaataaatattttaaaattttgtttttctaagacCATGAATATTAATCCATACAAATAAAGGCTCTTTGGGGTccacaaaaattttttaagtgtaaagtggtcctgagaccaaaaaatttgagaaccactggactagTTCATATGTAATGCCTACACTACATAATGGTACATGCTATTATCCTTCTGAAACAAAGTCCTCTCATGAGAAATAAAATAGCAAGACATACATTCAGTCATTCTGTTCACTAACACTTACTTAGTATCTACTGTAAACTAGGCCCTCTGCTAAGTGCTAGAGATTCAAAGACAAGGAACTTGCAATCTAACAGAAGGCTCTGTCAAGGTATACAATCACTCCACAGTGTAATACCTTCTATGATAAATATATACTATGGGAACACAGGTAAGGGACAGTGAGCATATACTTTGTgaggtggaggctgggagaaCAGGGTCAAGGAAGGCCTGCAGGTATATACTAAGCacaattttcacatatttaatgCTCAAAACAACTCCATAAAGTAAACattattttcccagttttacaaatggaaaaaccAATACTCATCTTCATCCAAGGTACAGTTAGTAACTGGTGGAGCTGGCATCTTGAAATGAAGTCTGCCTCCAGAGTTCATGTTCCTGCTGTCATACCACAGATGGCAATGACTTTGGGAGGCTGCCCTGGGACAAAGAGTGGCTGTACCAGACCATGCTGAAAAAGATTTGAAGCCTAAATACACAGGCTTAGCCCACTGAGTGGAATGAAGGCAAGGTCCTACCCCTAGAATACATCTGCTTTCTAAAATGGCAAGATCATTCCTTGCCAGTCATctataacctgattaaaaacaagcaaagcaATTAACAGACGCTTTCCGAAGAAGATGTGCAAATGGCCAAcggacatatgaaaagatgctcaacatcacttattatcagagaaatgcaaatgaaaacctcatacccattaggacagctactattaaaaaaaaataaaagaaaataacaagtgttagtggggatgtaaaatggtgcaaccactatggaaaaacagtatggcagttcttcaaaaaattaaaaat
Protein-coding regions in this window:
- the SLC25A51 gene encoding mitochondrial nicotinamide adenine dinucleotide transporter SLC25A51 isoform X2, producing the protein MGNPVIKVDSRRENLTDLTMEEIEKVIKKLPSPKTPVPDGVSASGTLTPELDMKIVLKLETWLKKSFLKKILSNTMDSEAHEKRPPILTSSKQDIAPHIANVSEMRHYLCGCCAAFNNIAITFPIQKVLFRQQLYGIKTRDAVLQLRRDGFRNLYRGILPPLMQKTTTLALMFGLYEDLSCLLRKHISTPEFATRSLAAVLAGTTEAIFTPLERVQTLLQDHKHHDKFTNTYQAFKALKCHGIREYYRGLVPVLFRNGFSNVLFFGLRGPIKEHLPTATTHSAHLVNDFICGGLLGAMLGILFFPVNVVKTRMQSQIGGEFQSFPKVFQKIWLERDRKLTNLFRGAHLNYHRSLISWGIINATYEFLLKII
- the SLC25A51 gene encoding mitochondrial nicotinamide adenine dinucleotide transporter SLC25A51 isoform X1, coding for MDSEAHEKRPPILTSSKQDIAPHIANVSEMRHYLCGCCAAFNNIAITFPIQKVLFRQQLYGIKTRDAVLQLRRDGFRNLYRGILPPLMQKTTTLALMFGLYEDLSCLLRKHISTPEFATRSLAAVLAGTTEAIFTPLERVQTLLQDHKHHDKFTNTYQAFKALKCHGIREYYRGLVPVLFRNGFSNVLFFGLRGPIKEHLPTATTHSAHLVNDFICGGLLGAMLGILFFPVNVVKTRMQSQIGGEFQSFPKVFQKIWLERDRKLTNLFRGAHLNYHRSLISWGIINATYEFLLKII